One window of the Zea mays cultivar B73 chromosome 3, Zm-B73-REFERENCE-NAM-5.0, whole genome shotgun sequence genome contains the following:
- the LOC100284775 gene encoding Putative L-cysteine desulfhydrase 1 has product MASDPAPDDAAAAVNGHGNDNGHGNGPSPSKRPRAVISEAEIRVEFAHHDAAVARVNNGSFGCCPASVLAAQAHWQRLFLAQPDAFYFHVLQQGLLRSRAAVAEVVGAGDVSEVSLVDNATTAAAIVLQHAAWSFAEGHFARGDAVLMLHYAYGAVKKSIHAYVARAGATVVEVPLPFPVASADAIIAEFRAALAVAKEGGRRVRLAVIDHITSMPSVVIPVKELVAICREEGVDKVFVDAAHSIGQVPVDVRDIGADFYTSNLHKWFFCPPAVAFLHTRKDDPIASQLHHPVVSHEYGNGLPMESGWIGTRDYSAQLVVSEAIDFVNRFEGGIEAIRNRNHEKVIEMGRMLAEAWGTFLGSPPELCGSMVMVGMPGCLGVESDDDAMRVRTMLRKDFQVEVPVYYNSRRVEGQEMTKDKNGDPVTGYVRISHQVYNVTEDYERLRDVVNKLVSEGFTSSKLRPSEKQEA; this is encoded by the exons ATGGCGTCGGACCCGGCCCCTGACGACGCGGCCGCGGCCGTGAATGGGCACGGCAACGACAACGGACACGGTAACGGCCCGTCCCCGTCGAAGCGCCCCCGGGCGGTGATCTCGGAAGCCGAGATCCGCGTCGAGTTCGCACACCACGACGCAGCCGTGGCGCGCGTCAACAACGGCAGCTTCGGCTGCTGCCCGGCCTCGGTCCTCGCCGCGCAGGCCCACTGGCAGCGCCTCTTCCTCGCGCAGCCCGACGCCTTCTACTTCCACGTTCTCCAGCAGGGCCTTCTCCGCTCGCGCGCCGCCGTCGCCGAGGTGGTGGGCGCTGGCGACGTCTCCGAGGTCTCCCTCGTCGATAACGCCACCACGGCCGCCGCCATCGTCCTGCAGCACGCAGCCTGGAGCTTCGCCGAGGGTCACTTCGCGCGCGGGGATGCGGTGCTGATGCTCCACTACGCCTATGGTGCGGTCAAGAAGTCCATCCACGCGTACGTCGCGCGTGCGGGGGCCACCGTCGTCGAGGTGCCCCTCCCATTCCCCGTCGCGTCCGCCGACGCAATCATTGCCGAGTTCCGTGCTGCGCTCGCGGTCGCCAAGGAAGGAGGGCGTAGGGTCAGGCTCGCAGTCATCGACCACATTACCTCCATGCCCAGTGTCGTCATCCCAGTCAAGGAGCTCGTCGCCATCTGTCGAGAAGAGGGCGTTGACAAGGTATTTGTTGACGCTGCCCACTCTATTGGGCAGGTGCCTGTGGACGTGCGCGACATTGGAGCCGATTTCTATACAAGCAACCTTCATAAGTGGTTCTTTTGCCCCCCTGCTGTGGCCTTTTTGCATACTCGCAAGGATGACCCGATAGCCTCCCAACTCCATCACCCTGTTGTTTCCCATGAGTATGGGAATGGGCTGCCTATGGAGAGCGGATGGATTGGAACACGGGATTACAGTGCCCAGCTTGTTGTGTCCGAGGCTATAGATTTTGTGAATCGATTTGAGGGTGGAATTGAGGCTATACGAAACCGGAATCATGAGAAAGTTATTGAGATGGGTAGGATGCTTGCTGAGGCATGGGGGACTTTTCTTGGCTCACCTCCGGAACTGTGTGGTAGCATGGTTATGGTGGGGATGCCTGGTTGCCTTGGTGTTGAGAGTGATGATGATGCAATGAGAGTGAGGACAATGTTGAGAAAGGATTTCCAGGTGGAGGTGCCGGTATACTACAACTCAAGAAGGGTGGAAGGACAGGAGATGACAAAGGATAAAAATGGTGATCCAGTGACAGGGTATGTGAGGATCTCACACCAGGTTTACAATGTCACAGAGGACTATGAGAGACTGAGGGATGTTGTCAATAAACTTGTTTCTGAAGGGTTCACCAGCAGCAAGTTGCGGCCTTCTGAGAAG CAAGAAGCTTAG
- the LOC100284775 gene encoding putative L-cysteine desulfhydrase 1 isoform X1 — MASDPAPDDAAAAVNGHGNDNGHGNGPSPSKRPRAVISEAEIRVEFAHHDAAVARVNNGSFGCCPASVLAAQAHWQRLFLAQPDAFYFHVLQQGLLRSRAAVAEVVGAGDVSEVSLVDNATTAAAIVLQHAAWSFAEGHFARGDAVLMLHYAYGAVKKSIHAYVARAGATVVEVPLPFPVASADAIIAEFRAALAVAKEGGRRVRLAVIDHITSMPSVVIPVKELVAICREEGVDKVFVDAAHSIGQVPVDVRDIGADFYTSNLHKWFFCPPAVAFLHTRKDDPIASQLHHPVVSHEYGNGLPMESGWIGTRDYSAQLVVSEAIDFVNRFEGGIEAIRNRNHEKVIEMGRMLAEAWGTFLGSPPELCGSMVMVGMPGCLGVESDDDAMRVRTMLRKDFQVEVPVYYNSRRVEGQEMTKDKNGDPVTGYVRISHQVYNVTEDYERLRDVVNKLVSEGFTSSKLRPSEKT, encoded by the exons ATGGCGTCGGACCCGGCCCCTGACGACGCGGCCGCGGCCGTGAATGGGCACGGCAACGACAACGGACACGGTAACGGCCCGTCCCCGTCGAAGCGCCCCCGGGCGGTGATCTCGGAAGCCGAGATCCGCGTCGAGTTCGCACACCACGACGCAGCCGTGGCGCGCGTCAACAACGGCAGCTTCGGCTGCTGCCCGGCCTCGGTCCTCGCCGCGCAGGCCCACTGGCAGCGCCTCTTCCTCGCGCAGCCCGACGCCTTCTACTTCCACGTTCTCCAGCAGGGCCTTCTCCGCTCGCGCGCCGCCGTCGCCGAGGTGGTGGGCGCTGGCGACGTCTCCGAGGTCTCCCTCGTCGATAACGCCACCACGGCCGCCGCCATCGTCCTGCAGCACGCAGCCTGGAGCTTCGCCGAGGGTCACTTCGCGCGCGGGGATGCGGTGCTGATGCTCCACTACGCCTATGGTGCGGTCAAGAAGTCCATCCACGCGTACGTCGCGCGTGCGGGGGCCACCGTCGTCGAGGTGCCCCTCCCATTCCCCGTCGCGTCCGCCGACGCAATCATTGCCGAGTTCCGTGCTGCGCTCGCGGTCGCCAAGGAAGGAGGGCGTAGGGTCAGGCTCGCAGTCATCGACCACATTACCTCCATGCCCAGTGTCGTCATCCCAGTCAAGGAGCTCGTCGCCATCTGTCGAGAAGAGGGCGTTGACAAGGTATTTGTTGACGCTGCCCACTCTATTGGGCAGGTGCCTGTGGACGTGCGCGACATTGGAGCCGATTTCTATACAAGCAACCTTCATAAGTGGTTCTTTTGCCCCCCTGCTGTGGCCTTTTTGCATACTCGCAAGGATGACCCGATAGCCTCCCAACTCCATCACCCTGTTGTTTCCCATGAGTATGGGAATGGGCTGCCTATGGAGAGCGGATGGATTGGAACACGGGATTACAGTGCCCAGCTTGTTGTGTCCGAGGCTATAGATTTTGTGAATCGATTTGAGGGTGGAATTGAGGCTATACGAAACCGGAATCATGAGAAAGTTATTGAGATGGGTAGGATGCTTGCTGAGGCATGGGGGACTTTTCTTGGCTCACCTCCGGAACTGTGTGGTAGCATGGTTATGGTGGGGATGCCTGGTTGCCTTGGTGTTGAGAGTGATGATGATGCAATGAGAGTGAGGACAATGTTGAGAAAGGATTTCCAGGTGGAGGTGCCGGTATACTACAACTCAAGAAGGGTGGAAGGACAGGAGATGACAAAGGATAAAAATGGTGATCCAGTGACAGGGTATGTGAGGATCTCACACCAGGTTTACAATGTCACAGAGGACTATGAGAGACTGAGGGATGTTGTCAATAAACTTGTTTCTGAAGGGTTCACCAGCAGCAAGTTGCGGCCTTCTGAGAAG ACATAG